In a genomic window of Myxococcales bacterium:
- a CDS encoding ATP-binding protein, protein MTTVTTASTPPDPGQELRAIIASVQLGLFHDLAWREHRAVAPETVDALDEDAAVRAWAATDPRGRELSALRAQADAAVADGGTRLQHLAGLFGLDARERDVVRVLLAAALAPDLAGAFAWLDGRGVPTEAAVTRLCRHGLRRVVTPDSPLARWELVRRVDLAPGEPDGLILDPAIVDWFTGAFAIEAPLVALARPVAVVPPLPSWPIDEVAAELAARWRSSTEARAVRVIVRAPSGTGRASFAAALAQALGLRLLSIDGDGVDDLAWPEVVRRAHRQAFLTQTAMAFTGEAAGRRPWPQLPAAFPLTAVCVEPGAVVAPLAGALDVTVALPPSTPAERLVLWRRIVPAASGWTGDERDELARRYRATPADLVEVANRNVASPDRAAAVIRDRDGDRLGELARRIECPFDWDDLVLPSTVIDGMRDFAYEGGIRDELWRQPGLRRMFPSGRGLFMLLTGAPGTGKTMAAQVIARGLGLNLYRISLATVISKYIGETAKNLTRILARAEHMDAVLLFDEADALFGKRTEIKDAHDRYANTDTNHLLQAIEAYAGVAILTSNKRGNIDPAFIRRLRYVLELPRPDATQRRQLWRQLVRDLGGEACVDRIAPALGALAAIDLTGAQIKYAVLAAVVAARRDGDEVSAAHLVRGVARELQKDGRSLSEREREVVAHAV, encoded by the coding sequence GTGACGACCGTGACGACCGCGTCGACGCCCCCCGATCCTGGCCAGGAGCTGCGCGCGATCATCGCGTCGGTCCAGCTCGGGCTGTTCCACGACCTGGCGTGGCGCGAGCACCGCGCGGTCGCCCCGGAGACGGTCGACGCCCTCGACGAGGACGCCGCGGTGCGCGCCTGGGCGGCCACCGATCCGCGCGGCCGGGAGCTCAGCGCGCTGCGGGCGCAGGCCGACGCCGCCGTCGCCGACGGTGGCACGCGGCTCCAGCACCTCGCCGGCCTGTTCGGGCTCGACGCCCGCGAGCGTGACGTCGTGCGCGTGCTGCTGGCCGCCGCCCTGGCGCCGGACCTCGCGGGCGCGTTCGCGTGGCTGGACGGGCGCGGGGTGCCGACCGAGGCCGCGGTGACGCGGCTGTGTCGCCACGGCCTGCGCCGGGTGGTCACGCCCGACTCGCCGCTGGCCCGCTGGGAGCTGGTCCGGCGGGTCGACCTGGCGCCGGGCGAGCCCGATGGCCTGATCCTCGATCCGGCGATCGTCGACTGGTTCACCGGCGCGTTCGCGATCGAGGCGCCGCTGGTCGCGCTGGCGCGGCCGGTCGCGGTGGTGCCGCCGCTGCCGAGCTGGCCGATCGACGAGGTCGCGGCCGAGCTGGCGGCGCGCTGGCGTTCGTCGACCGAGGCGCGCGCGGTGCGGGTGATCGTGCGGGCGCCGTCCGGCACCGGCCGCGCCAGCTTCGCCGCGGCGCTGGCGCAGGCGCTCGGCCTCCGGCTCCTGTCGATCGACGGCGACGGCGTCGACGACCTCGCCTGGCCCGAGGTGGTGCGGCGCGCCCACCGGCAGGCGTTCTTGACCCAGACGGCGATGGCGTTCACCGGCGAGGCCGCCGGGCGTCGACCGTGGCCGCAGCTGCCGGCGGCGTTCCCGCTGACCGCGGTGTGCGTCGAGCCGGGCGCGGTGGTCGCGCCGCTGGCCGGCGCGCTCGACGTCACCGTCGCGCTGCCGCCGTCGACGCCGGCCGAGCGGCTGGTGCTGTGGCGGCGGATCGTGCCGGCCGCCTCGGGCTGGACCGGCGACGAGCGCGACGAGCTCGCCCGGCGCTACCGCGCGACGCCGGCCGACCTGGTCGAGGTGGCGAACCGCAACGTCGCGAGCCCCGACCGGGCCGCGGCGGTGATCCGCGACCGCGACGGCGACCGCCTCGGTGAGCTGGCCCGCCGCATCGAGTGTCCGTTCGACTGGGACGATCTGGTGCTGCCCTCGACGGTGATCGACGGGATGCGCGACTTCGCGTACGAGGGCGGGATCCGTGACGAGCTCTGGCGCCAGCCCGGCCTGCGCCGGATGTTCCCGAGCGGGCGCGGCCTGTTCATGCTGCTGACCGGCGCGCCCGGCACCGGCAAGACCATGGCCGCGCAGGTGATCGCGCGCGGGCTGGGCCTGAACCTCTACCGGATCTCGCTGGCCACGGTCATCAGCAAGTACATCGGCGAGACCGCCAAGAACCTGACGCGGATCCTGGCCCGGGCCGAGCACATGGACGCGGTGCTCCTGTTCGACGAGGCCGACGCGCTGTTCGGCAAGCGGACCGAGATCAAGGACGCGCACGACCGCTACGCCAACACCGACACCAACCACCTGCTCCAGGCGATCGAGGCCTACGCCGGCGTCGCGATCCTCACGTCGAACAAGCGCGGCAACATCGATCCGGCCTTCATCCGCCGGCTGCGCTACGTGCTCGAGCTGCCGCGGCCCGACGCGACCCAGCGCCGGCAGCTGTGGCGCCAGCTCGTGCGCGATCTCGGCGGTGAGGCGTGCGTCGATCGGATCGCGCCGGCGCTCGGGGCCCTGGCCGCGATCGATCTGACCGGCGCCCAGATCAAGTACGCGGTGCTGGCGGCGGTGGTCGCGGCCCGGCGCGACGGCGACGAGGTGTCCGCGGCGCACCTGGTCCGCGGCGTCGCGCGCGAGCTGCAGAAGGACGGGCGCTCGTTGTCCGAGCGCGAGCGCGAGGTGGTGGCCCATGCGGTGTGA
- a CDS encoding DUF4157 domain-containing protein, which produces MRQRHAPKVPGPVARKAAAGKRPRVMDRSLERQAEEATQAALHGQVNVARMLTPAPAAKAELPASVGRPLPTELRADAERAFGAELGAVRLHTDAAAAHAAVGHEARAFTAGRSIFFAEGQYQPGTDAGRELVYHEVAHVLQQTGRRLSTTEVVATDREGSGPPQREQEKRHG; this is translated from the coding sequence ATGAGGCAACGGCACGCGCCCAAGGTCCCGGGGCCGGTCGCGCGCAAGGCGGCCGCCGGCAAGCGCCCCCGGGTCATGGACCGCTCGCTCGAGCGGCAGGCCGAGGAGGCGACCCAGGCGGCGCTCCACGGCCAGGTCAACGTCGCGCGGATGCTGACGCCCGCGCCGGCCGCCAAGGCCGAGCTGCCGGCGTCGGTCGGGCGGCCGCTGCCGACCGAGCTGCGCGCGGACGCCGAGCGAGCGTTCGGCGCGGAGCTCGGGGCGGTCCGCCTGCACACCGACGCGGCGGCGGCGCACGCCGCGGTCGGGCACGAGGCGCGGGCGTTCACCGCCGGGCGCAGCATCTTCTTCGCCGAGGGCCAGTACCAGCCCGGCACCGACGCCGGCCGCGAGCTCGTCTATCACGAGGTCGCGCACGTGCTCCAGCAGACCGGCCGGCGGCTGTCGACCACCGAGGTCGTGGCCACCGATCGCGAGGGCAGCGGGCCGCCGCAGCGCGAGCAGGAGAAGCGTCATGGGTGA